The nucleotide sequence ATCTGCTTGAGCCCGCGTGCCGCGATGATTCCGTCGACGTCGCCGGCGCCTTCCCACAGCCCTTCGAACACCTGCTTGGCGAGCTTGCCGGAGAGCGTGCCGTCCTGAATCCGGGTGATGAGCGTGCCGAGTTGCACGGCCGAAACCGGGCTCTCGCCGATGTCGAGCTCGGCCTTGTTGAGCGCGGCGGACAGTTCGCCCATGACCCAGTTAGCGGCGAGCTTGGGCTGCCCGGATTGCTGGGCCGCAGCCTCGAAGTAGGCGGCAAGCGCGCGCGAGCCGGTCAGCACCGAGGCGTCGTAGGCCGAGACGCCGTAGTCTTGCTGGAAGCGCGTCCGCATCGCGGCCGGCAGCTCGGGTAGGGTCGTCCGCACGGCGTCGATCCACGCCTCGTCGAGCTTCACGGGCAGCAGATCGGGATCGGGGAAGTAGCGGTAGTCGTGCGCCTCTTCCTTGCTGCGCATCATGCGCGTCTCGCCGGTGTCGGGGTCGAACAGCACCGTGGCCTGCTGGATGCGGCCGCCGTCTTCGAGCGTCTCGATCTGCCAGCGCACTTCGTAGTCGATCGCCTGCTGCAGGAAGCGGAACGAATTGAGGTTCTTGATCTCGCGCCGGGTGCCGAATTCGGCCTGCCCGAGCGGGCGCACCGAGACGTTGGCGTCGACGCGGAAGCTGCCTTCCTGCATGTTGCCGTCGCAGATGCCGATCCAGGTCACGAGCGTGTGCAGCGCGCGCGCGTAGGCGACGGCTTCGGCCGACGAACGCATCTCGGGTTCGGAGACGATCTCCAGCAGCGGCGTGCCGGCGCGGTTGAGATCGATGCCGGTCATGCCGTGGAAGTCCTCGTGCAGCGACTTGCCGGCGTCCTCCTCCATGTGCGCGCGCGTGAGATGAATCGTCTTCTCGACGCCGTCGACGACGATCGTGAGCGCGCCGCCCTCGACGATGGGCTTGGCGAGCTGGCTGATCTGGTAGCCCTTGGGAAGATCGGGGTAGAAGTAGTTCTTGCGGTCGAACACGTTGACGCGGTTGAGCGTCGCGCCGATCGCGAGGCCGAACTTGATCGCGCATTCGACCGCCGCCTTGTTGAGCACGGGAAGCACGCCGGGCAGTGCGATGTCGACGGCGCTGGCCTGGGTGTTGGGCGCGGCGCCGAAGGCCGTGCTGCTGGCCGAGAAGATCTTGGACTGGGTGGCGAGCTGGGTATGCACTTCGAGCCCGATGACGGTCTCCCACTTCATGCGAGCGCCTCCGGTTGGCGCGCGTGCCAGTCGGTGACGCGCTGGTACTGATGGGCGACGTTCAGCATCTTCGCTTCGGAAAAATAATCGCCGACGAGCTGCAGGCCGATGGGCAGGCCCTGCGAATCGAAGCCGCAGGGCAGGCTCATGCCGGGCAGGCCCGCGAGGTTGGCCGGAATCGTGTAGAGGTCGTTGAGGTACATCTCGACCGGGTCGTCGGATTTCTCGCCGAGCTTGAATGCCGTGCCCGGCGCGGTCGGGCCGAGGATGACGTCGCAGGTCTTGAATGCCTCGGCGAAGTCGTGCGCGATCAGGCGGCGAATTTTTTGCGCCTGCAGGTAGTAGGCGTCGTAGTAGCCGTGGCTCAGCACGTAGGTGCCGATCATGATGCGGCGCTTGACCTCCGCGCCGAAACCCTGCGCACGGGTCTTGGCGTACATGTCGTTGAGGTCCGCGTACTCGGGGGCGCGGTAGCCGTAGCGCACGCCGTCGAAGCGCGAGAGGTTGGACGACGCCTCGGCGGGCGCGAGCACGTAGTAGACGGGGATCGCGAGCCGGGAGTTGGCGAGCGAGATCTCGACCGTCGTCGCGCCGAGCTTCTTCAGTTCATTGACCGCGGCGTCGACCGCAGCGGCGACCTCGTTGTTGAGACCCTCGGCAAAAAATTCGCACGGCAGGCCGACGCGTAGGCCCGTGAGCGGGAGATCGAGGTCGCGCGTGTAGTCTTCCTTTTCGCGCTCGAGGCTGGTCGAGTCCTTCGGATCGAAGCCCGTTATCACGTTCAAAAGCCGCGCACAGTCTTCGGCCGACGGCGCCATCGGGCCCGCCTGGTCGAGACTCGAGGCGAAGGCGATCATGCCGTAGCGCGAGACCAGGCCGTAGGTCGGCTTGAGCCCGGTGATGCCGCACAGCGCGGCCGGCTGGCGGATCGAGCCGCCGGTGTCGGTGCCGGTCGCGGCGGGTGCCATCCGTGCAGCGACGCAGGCCGCGGCGCCGCCCGACGAGCCGCCGGGCACGTAGCCGGCGTTCCACGGGTTCTTCACCGCGCCGAAGAACGAGGTTTCGTTCGACGAGCCCATGGCGAACTCGTCCATGTTGGTCTTGCCGAGGCTCGGCATGCCGGCGGCCTTGCAGCGCTCGATGACGTGGGCGTCGTAGGGCGCGACGAAGTTCGCGAGCATTTTCGAGCCGCAGGTCGTGAGCCAGCCGTCGGTGCAGAAGATGTCCTTGTGCGCGATCGGCACGCCAGTCAGCGGTCCGGCGGCGCCGCCGGCGATCAGCGCGTCGGCAGCCGCCGCCTCGGCGAGCGTCTTCTCCGGGTCGACCGTAATGAAGGCGTTGATCGTCGGGTTCAGCGCGGCGATGCGGTCGAGATATTGCTGCGCGAGCTCGCGGCTCGACACCTGTTTCGCCGCGAGTTGTGCAGCGAGGGCGGAAAGGGAGGGTGCGGGCATGGCGTTACGGATTCGGCACGGCGGAATGGGAGACGCTCACTCGATCACTTTCGGCACGAGATACAGGCCGTTTTCGACCGCCGGTGCGACGGCCTGGAATGCGGCGTGACGGTCGATCTCGTCGACGGCGTCGACGCGCAGGCGCTGGTAGACCTCCTGCGCATGCGCCATCGGCGTAACCTGGTCGGTGTCGACCGCCTGCATCGCGGCGATCAGGCCGAAAATCGTGTTGAGCTGGGTCTGCGTCGTGTGCGCCTCAGCGTCGTCGATTTCTATGCGCGCAAGACCGGCGATGCGCTTGACGTCGTCCAGACTGAGGGACATGGAGGCACCTAGATGACTTACGGGAACGAAGCCCGTTAGGGTATCATAGCCCCCTTGTTTTTTCTGCCCTTTTATCCGTTCGAACCGGGATCGCAGCCACTATGTTCAAGTTCTTGACCAGCTATTTCTCGACCGATCTCGCGATCGACCTCGGTACCGCCAACACGCTGATCTACGTGCGTGATCGTGGCATCGTCCTCGACGAGCCGTCGGTGGTGTCGATCCGCACCGACGCGTCGGTCGGCGGCAAGCGCACGGTCCAGGCGGTCGGTGCCGAGGCCAAGCAGATGCTCGGACGCACGCCGGGCAACCTGCAGGCGATCCGGCCGATGAAGGACGGCGTGATCGCCGACTTCACCGTCACCGAGCAGATGCTCAAGTATTTCATCAAGAAGGTGCACGACACGCGCATGCTGCGGCCGAGCCCGCGCATCATCATCTGCGTGCCCTGCGGCTCGACCCAGGTCGAGCGGCGCGCGATCCGCGAGTCGGCGATCGGCGCCGGCGCCCGCCAGGTCTATCTGATCGAGGAACCGATGGCGGCGGCGATCGGCGCCGGCATGCCGGTGGCGGACGCGACCGGGTCGATGGTCGTCGACATCGGCGGCGGCACCACCGAGGTCGGCGTGATCTCGCTCGGCGGCGTCGTCTACGCCAACTCGGTACGCGTCGGCGGCGACCGCATGGACGACGCGATCATCAATTACATTCGCCGCAACTACGGCATGCTGATCGGCGAGGCGACGGCCGAACTGATCAAGAAGAAAATGGGCTCGGCCTTCCCTGGCGCCGAAGTGCTCGAAATGGAAGTCAAGGGCCGCAGCCTCGCCGAAGGGGTGCCGCGCAGCTTCAACGTCTCGTCGAACGAAATCCTCGAAGCCCTGACCGAACCGCTCAACGCGATCGTCAGCGCGGTCAAGCTCGCGCTCGAGCAGACGCCGCCCGAACTCGGCGCCGACATCGCCGAGAAGGGCATGGTGCTGACCGGCGGCGGTGCGCTGCTGCGCGATCTCGACCGCCTGCTGATGGAAGAGACCGGTCTGCCCGTCATCGTCGCGGACGACCCGCTGACGTGCGTGGTGCGCGGGTCGGGCCGCGCGCTCGAGGAAATGGACAAGCTCGCGTCGGTGTTCACCAACGAGTGAAGAAGCGCGCCGCTGCTGACCGGGTCGGCTGATGGCGATGCCGGGCCAGCTCATGTTCGCGCGCCGGCTCGGGCCGACGGCGCGCCTGTCGATCTGGCTGCTGCTGGGTCTCGCCTGTATTGTCATCGACGTCCGCTACCATGCGCTCGAAGGCCTGCGCAGCGGATTTTCCCTGTTGCTCCAGCCCGTGCGTCAAGCCATGCGGGCACCGGTCGACGTCGCGGTCGAACTCGGCGGCTTCTTCACCCGCCACCGCCTGCTGCAGAAGGAACGCGATGCCCTGCTCGACGAACGCGCACGCCTGCGCGTCAGCGAAAACCGGGCGAACGAACTGAGCCGTGAAAACCGCGAGCTGCGCGCGCTGCTGCAGTTGCGCAGCCGCCCGGGCCAGCAGCTGGTCCATGCGGCTCTGCTCTATCGAGGCCACGACTGGTTCGCCCAGCGCATCACGCTCGATCAGGGCGCCGACGCCGGCTTGCGTCGCGGCCTTCCGGTCGTCGACGCCGTCGGGCTGGTCGGCCAGGTCACGCGGGTCTATCCGCACTCGAGCGACGTCACGCTGGTGAGTAGCCCCGATCACCTCACGCCGGTCTACGTCGAACGCACGGGTCAGCGCGGCCTCGCCGCAGGCGGCGGCCGCGGGCGCCTCGAACTGCGCTACATGCCGGTTCACACCGACATCCGCCCGGGCGACCGCCTGCTTACGTCCGGCATCGACCGCGTCTATCCGGCCGGCATTCCGGTGGGCCGCATCGTCAGTGTGTCGCGGCTGAAGACGAGCCCCTATTTGAACATCGAGGGCGCACCGCTGGCCGGGCTCGATCGCTCGCGCGCGGTGCTCGTCCTCGTCGCCCGACCCCTGGAGCGTGCGCCATGAACGTCGCCGCCGAGACGAGCGGCCGCTGGCGCCGCATCCTGGGCAGCCTGACGCTCGCCGTGCTGGTCGAGCAGCTGCCGTGGTCGGGCCTCGCCATGGTATTGCGCCCCGACTTCGTGCTGGTCGCGCTGCTGTTCTGGGTACTGCACCAGCCGCAGCGCGTGGGCTTCGGCATTGCGTTCTTCCTTGGCCTGATCGCGGATTTCCAGGACGGCGCAGCGCTCGGCCAGCATGGGATCGCCTACGTCGTCGGCGTTTATCTGGTGCTCTACCTGCGTCTGCGGCTGCTGCAGTTCGACCCTTTCCGGCAGGCCGCGCAGCTGTTCCCGGTGCTTCTGGCGGTACAGCTGGTCGTGCTGCTGGGTGGCTGGCTCGCGGTCAATCCGCCGGCCGGGCTGGCCATCCTGATGCCGGTATTCGGCAGCACGTTCCTGTGGTATCTGTCTGCCCTCGTTCTGCGGCTGTGGCACGGCAAGGGCGCGCAGGATTCTCACTGAAGCCGGAGTCACGCTGATGCCTCGCCGTATCGCCCGGGCTCCGCTGCACTTCGACGCTTGCGTGCGGTGTCGCGCCCGCCCCTCGCGGGAACGGGCATGAGAATCGTCACCCCGCTGAAGAATCTCGACCGCGAGCTTGCCCGTTTCCGCGGGCGCGTGAAGTTCGGCGCGGCCTTCGCGCTGCTGCTGGCCGGCGTGCTGCTCGCGCGCGCCTTCCACCTCCAGGTCGTCGCGCATGAGCACTACATCGAGCGTGCCGAAAGCAACCGCATTTCGCTGGTGCCGGCGCCGCCGAACCGCGGCCTGATACTCGACCGCAAGGGCCGCGTGCTCGCCGAAAACTATTCGGCGTACACGGTCGAGCTGACGCGCGCGGAGGCCGACGACATGGAGGCCACGCTCGCCGAGATCGGCAAGCTGATCGAGATCACCCCGGGCCAGCTTCGCCGCTTCCGGCGTCTGCTCGCCGAATCGCACGAGTTCGAGACCGTCCCGCTCAAGAGCAAGCTGACCGACGAGGAGGTCGCGATTCTTGCCGCCAACCTTTATCGCCTGCCCGGCGCGGAGGTGCGCGCCCGCCTGTTCCGCAATTACCAGGGCGGGCCGGGCATGGCGCACGTCGTCGGGTTCATCGGCCGCATCAACGACCGCGACCTCAGGCGTGTGCGCGAGTCGGGGCTCGACAAGGACTACAAGGGCACGGTCCATATCGGGAAAACGGGACTCGAGCAGAGCTACGAGACGCTGTTGCACGGCCGCGCGGGTTTCGACCGCATGGAGACCGACGCGAGCGGCCGCGCCGTGCGCATGATCTCGCGCATCCCGCCGGTGCCGGGAAAAGATCTGCGTCTGCATCTCGACGCGTCGCTGCAGGAAGTCGCCGAGCACGCGTTCGGCGACTATCTCGGCGGCCTGGTCGCGCTCGACCCCAACACCGGGGGCGTCCTCGCGCTCGTGAGCAAGCCGGGTTTCGATCCCAATCTGTTCGTCGACGGTATCGATCCGGAAACCTGGAAGTCGCTCAACGAGTCGCCCGAACGGCCGATGGTCAATCGCGCCCTGCGCGGCATCTATCCGCCCGGCTCGACGATCAAGCCGCTGATGGCCCTGGCCGGCCTCGAACTCGGCCTGCGCGAGCCCGACGACAGCATCGACGACCCGGGGTTTTTCCGCCTACCCAACAGCCAGCACCGTTTCCGCGACTGGAAGCCCGGTGGTCACGGCATCGTCGATCTGCGCCGATCGATTTCGCAGTCGTGCGACATCTACTATTACCGTCTCGCGGTCGACATGGGCATCGACCGCATGCACGACTACCTTACGCAATTCGGCCTCGGCCAGAAGACCGGCATCGACCTGCAGGGCGAGTCGTCGGGGCTGTTGCCGTCGCGCGCGTGGAAGCAGCGGCGCTGGAAGCAGCCCTGGTACCCGGGCGAGACCGTGATCGCCGGCATCGGCCAGGGCTATCACCTGACCACGCCGCTGCAGCTCGCGACGATGACGGCCATGCTTGCCAACGGCGGCAAGCGCATCCAGCCCCGGCTGGTCGACGCCGTACGCGACCCGCATACGCGGGCCTGGCAGACGCAGGCGCCGGTCATGCTCGGTGAGGTGGCGATCGACCCGGAGAATCTCGCGGTCGTGCGCCAGGGCATGATGGACGTCACCCGCCCGGGTGGTACCGCGGCGGCGTCGGCGGCCGGCGCCGCGTATGGCATCGCCGGCAAGACCGGCACCGCGCAGGTCGTCGGCATCAAGCAGGGGGCGCGCTACGACGCGACGCGGCTCGCCCGCGAGCACCGCGACCACGCACTCTTCGTCGCCTACGCGCCGGCCGAGAACCCCGTTATCGCGGTCGCCGTGATGGTCGAGAACGGCGGTTCGGGCAGCGGCACCGCAGCGCCGATCGCGCGCGCCGTGTTCGACTACTACCTGACCGGGAAACGACCCGGCACCATGAAGCTGGAGACCGACGATGCAGCGGACTAGGCACTGGATCCTGCGCCGGCTGAGCCACCTCGACCTCATTCTGCTCGCGCTCGTGCTGCTGCTGCTCGGGATCAGCGTCGCGGTCGTCGCGAGCGCGTCGGGGCAGAGCCCGGCGCGCATCAGCGGTCACCTCGTCAACGTCGGGCTCGCGCTGTCGCTCATGATCGTCATGGCCAACATCCCGCCGCACCTCCTGTCCAAGGTCGGGCCGGTCCTCTATGTCGCCGGCGTCGTGCTGCTCGTTGCAGTCGCCGTGTTCGGCGAAATACGCAACGGTTCGCGGCGCTGGCTCAATCTCGGCGTCATGGCGTTCCAGCCGTCCGAACTGCTGAAACTCGCGGTGCCGCTCATGCTCGCCTGGTATTTCCAGCGCAACGAGTCAGGGCTGCGCGGCAAGCATTTTCTCATCGGCGGTGCGCTGCTTGCCGTGCCTTTCGTGCTGATCCTGCGCCAGCCCGACCTTGGCACGGCGCTGATGATCGGCGCATCGGGCTTCTATCTGCTGTTCTTCGCCGGACTTCCGTGGAAGATCATCCTCGGCGGCGGCGTGCTCGCCGGCGCGAGCCTCCCAGTCCTCTGGGGGTTTTTGCACGACTACCAGCGGGAACGCGTCCTCACACTGCTCGACCCTGCGTCGGACCCGCTCGGCGCCGGCTATCACATCATCCAGTCGACGATCGCGATCGGCTCGGGCGGCCTTTTCGGCAAAGGCTGGAGCCAGGGCACGCAAAGCCAGCTCGACTTCATCCCCGAACGTACGACCGATTTCGTCTTCGCCGTATTCGGTGAGGAGTTCGGCTATGTCGGCACGATCCTCCTCGTCGCGCTCTACCTTTCCATCGTCGCGCGCGGGCTCGTCATCGCGGCGCGAGCGCCGACGCTCTTCGGCCGGCTCATGGCCGCCACCCTGAGCCTCAATCTGTTCACCTACGTGTTCGTCAACATGGGCATGGTCTCGGGCATCCTGCCCGTGGTCGGCGTGCCGCTGCCACTGATGAGCTACGGCGGCACCGCGCTCGTCACGCTGCTCCTGGGCATGGGCATCCTGATGAGCGTGGCGACCCATCGCCAGCTCAATAAAACCTGACGGGATAAAATACCGCCATGAAAATCCTCCTGATGTCGGGCGCCGCCGCATTGGCGCTCACGCTCGCAGGCTGCGGCACCACGCCGCCCGCCAGGCAGACGCCGCCTGTGCAGACACCTACCGAGCAGGCACCGAACAAGACCTCGAAAGCCGGGGGCTATTACCTCGACGACGGTCCCGAGGCCAACCCGCCGCCCGATCTCGACGCCGTGCCGGATGCCGTGCCGCGCGCCGAGCCCCTGCACCGTTTCGCCAACCGCACCTATACCGCGCTCGGTGCGACCTATACGCCGATGGCTCAGCGCCGCGCCTATCGCGAGGAAGGCGTGGCGTCCTGGTACGGGCGCCGCTTCCATGGCAAGAAGACCGCGTCCGGCGAGCCTTACGACATGTACGCGATGACCGCCGCGCATCCGACGCTGCCGATCCCGAGCTACGCCCGAGTGACCTCGCTCGCCAACGGCAAGTCGGTCGTCGTGCGCATCAACGACCGCGGGCCCTTCCACAGCAAGCGAGTGATCGACCTCTCGTATACCGCCGCGCACAAGCTCGGTTACGTCAAGCAAGGCAGCGCGCGCGTGCGGGTGGAGAGCCTCGATACTGAAAGCGAGGAAGGCGACGCCCCAGGCGAGGCGCTGCTCGCCCAAGGCATCTATCTTCAGGTCGGGGCGTTTTCGCGTGCCGATAACGCGCTCGCGCTCCTCAACCGCCTGCAGCGCGAACTCCAGCTCGACGCGGGCCTCGGCCGCGTCGTGCTTAAGCGCTCGCTGCACCATGTGCAACTCGGGCCTTATCCGAGCGACGCCGCCGCGAAGGCCGACCGCGCGCGGGTTAGGGAACGTCTCGACCTTTCGGCAGTCCTCGTCAGACGCGAATGATTTTGAAGCCCCCGATGAAATTCCTGTGGTTGACGCTCGCCTGGCTGCTATCCGCTTCGGCAATCGCCGCGCCGACCGGTATTGCGGCCCGCGCGTGGGTCATCGTCGATCAGACGAGCGGGCGAGAACTCGCCTCGCATCAGCCCGACCTGCCGCTCGCGCCCGCGTCGCTGACGCAGTTGATGACGGTCTACGTCTTGCTGGGTGACATCCGCCGCAACGCGCTGCGTCTCGACGCGGAAGTCCGCGTCCCGGACGCCGCCGCCGAGGCCGACGGCGCGCGCGTGTTTCTCAAGCCCGGCGAGCGCGTGCGCGTCGACACGTTGCTGCGCGCGATACTCGTGCAGTCGGCGAGCGATGCGACCGTGACGCTGGCGACGGCGACCGACGGCAGCGAGGCCGCGTTCGTCGAGCGCATGAATCGCGAAGCTGCGCGGCTCGGCATGAAGCGCACGCACTTTGCCAACGCCACGGGTCTCGCCCAGCCGGGGCACGTTTCCAGCGCGCGCGACCTTGCTGTGCTCGGACGCGCACTGCTCCGCGAGCATCCCGCGCAGCAGGCCTTGTTTGCGCAGAAAGAGTTCACGCTAGACGGCCTGACCTACTACAACGCCAACCGCCTGCTCTGGCGCGACGGCACCGTGACCGGGCTGAAAGTCGGCCGCAATCCCGAGTCCGGCTATTCGGCCGTGGCGTCGGCGCAGCGGGGCGAGCAGCGCCGCGTCGCCGTCGTGCTCGGCGCGCGCTCGGATGCCCAGCGCACGCAGGACGCGCTGCGCCTGCTCAACTACGGCTTCGAGAAATTCGATAGCGTGCTGCTTTATCGTGCGCGCCAGCCGGTCAAGGTGGTCCGGCTCTATCGCGGCACCCGCCAGTCGGTGGGCATCGGTTTCGAACAGGATTTCCATCTGCTCGCACCGCGTGGCAGCCTGCCGCGCGTGAAGGCCGAGATCGTGACCCAGCGCCCGATCGTCGCACCGATCCACAAGGGCCAGCGCATCGGACTGCTGCGCCTGACGCTTGACGGCAAGCCGCTCGGCAACCGTCCGCTGGTCGCACTGCACGACGTCGCCGTTGCCGGCATCTTCGGGCGCGGCTGGGATTCGCTGCGTCTGCTCTTCGACCAATGAGCGTCTATCTAAACGGCCGCTTCCAGCCGCTGGCCGAGGCGACGATCCCCGTGCTCGACCGCGGCTTCGTTTTCGGCGACGGTGTCTACGAACTGGTGCCGGTGTATTCGCGCAAGCCCTTCCGGCTCGACGCGCATCTGACGCGCCTGCAGCACAGCCTCGACGGCATCCGTCTGAGCAACCCGCACACCCCGACGCAGTGGCGGGACCTGATCCAGCATCTGATCGCCGAGCAGGACTTCGACGACCAATCGGTCTACATCCAGGTGACGCGGGGAACCGCGCCGCGCGACCATGCCTTCCCCGTGGGCGTGCCGCCGACCGTGTTCATGTTCGCGCAGGCCCTCGTCACCGCGACACCTGCGCAGAAGGCGGTGGGGGTCTGCGCGGTCAGCGCGGTCGACAACCGCTGGCTGCGCTGCGACATCAAGGCGATTTCGCTGTTGCCGAACATCCTTCTACGCCAGCAGGCGACCGATGCCGGCTGCGCGGAAACCGTGATGTTCCGCGACGGTTTTCTGACCGAGGGCGCGGCGAGCAATATCTTCGTCGTGAAAGACGGCGTGCTGCTGACGCCGCCCTCGTCGAACCTGATGCTCACCGGGGTGACCCACGACGTCGTGCTCGAACTCGCCGCGACGCTCGGCGTGCCGGTCGAGATTCGCGCGATCGCCGAAGCCGAGGTGCGCCGCGCCGACGAGCTGTGGATGACATCGTCGACCAAGGAAATCATGCCGATCGTGAT is from Thiobacillus denitrificans ATCC 25259 and encodes:
- a CDS encoding D-amino acid aminotransferase, whose product is MSVYLNGRFQPLAEATIPVLDRGFVFGDGVYELVPVYSRKPFRLDAHLTRLQHSLDGIRLSNPHTPTQWRDLIQHLIAEQDFDDQSVYIQVTRGTAPRDHAFPVGVPPTVFMFAQALVTATPAQKAVGVCAVSAVDNRWLRCDIKAISLLPNILLRQQATDAGCAETVMFRDGFLTEGAASNIFVVKDGVLLTPPSSNLMLTGVTHDVVLELAATLGVPVEIRAIAEAEVRRADELWMTSSTKEIMPIVMLDGAPVGGGAPGPLAQKFDAAYAAFKREVMRA